Proteins encoded within one genomic window of Canis lupus familiaris isolate Mischka breed German Shepherd chromosome 12, alternate assembly UU_Cfam_GSD_1.0, whole genome shotgun sequence:
- the LOC106559571 gene encoding small cell adhesion glycoprotein-like: MDLKNIALSEGCIRQIDQVSYTHTHPACVVITVVFLTLLSVVILIFFYLYKNKGSYVTYEPAEGEPSAILQMESDSAKGRGKEEYFI; this comes from the exons ATGGATCTCAAGAATATTGCATTGAGTGAAGGTTGCATacg ACAGATAGACCAAGtatcctatacacacacacaccctgcgtGTGTGGTTATCACCGTGGTCTTCCTCACCCTGCTCTCAGTCGTGATCTTGATCTTCTTTTACCTGTACAAGAACAAAGGCAGCTACGTCACCTATGAACCTGCAGAAGGCGAGCCCAGTGCCATCCTCCAAATGGAGAGTGACTCAGCCAAGGGCAGGGGCAAGGAGGAGTATTTCATCTGA